The DNA region CTGATAAAGGGCCTCCTCGACAAGCTCGCTTTTGGGGTATCGAACCAGGAACTGGGTAAGGTATTCCACCGCGGCACCGTCCAGCCCTTGATCCAGCGCCGCCATGGCTTCTTTGAAGAGAGCCTCTTCCCTGGACCGGGAGGAACACGATGAAAACCCGAACAGCAGGATTATCGCCAGAACAAGGAAAACCAGTAATGTTGTTTTCGACCCGGTATCCCATGGGATGCTTTTCATGTCCCGCACCGGCCCTTCTTTCAAACTACTCCTCGCCCTCCTGAACCAGCGCGATCGACACCACCTTTTCACCCGTGTCGGACATATCCATAAGCTTCACTCCCTGGGAGTTTCGGCCGTAAATGGAAATTCCTTTCACGGGGATCCTGATGAGACGCCCGGCATCCGTGATAGCCATGATCTCCTCCTCGGACCCAACCTGCAAAATCCCCACAAGGCCGCCGCCCTTTTCGGTTACTTTCACCGCACGCACCCCTTTGCCTCCCCTATGGATGGCGTTGAAATCCTTCATAGGCGTACGCTTACCATAACCTGTCTCGGTAACCGTGAGAAGGAATGCGGCGTCGTTGACCAGTTCCATGCCTACAACGCGGTCGCCCGGCTCCAGGTTGATTCCTCTCATGCCCCGTGCGGTGCGTCCCATCGCCCGGACATCATTCTCGTGGAACCGGATTCCCCTCCCTTTCCTGGTGGCCATCAGGATGTGGCGTACGCCATCGGTGATAACGGTGGAGATGAGCCGATCTCCCTGGTCCAGAGCAAGGGCGATTATGCCCGGAGCCCGGGGGTTTGAAAAGGCGGAAAGAGCGGTCTTTTTCACGACCCCTTTTTCGGTAACCATAAGAACATAGTGGTCTTCCGAAAATTCCCTGACCGAAAGATATGCGGTGACGACCTCTCCTTTTTCCAGGTTCAGCAGGTTCACCATGGCCTTTCCCCTCGCGGCCCTGCCCAGCTGGGGCACCTGGTGAACCTTGCGCCAGTGGAGTCTTCCACGGTCTGTGAAGAAAAGGATATAGCTGTGGGTCGATGCCACGAAGATATTCTCGGCAAAATCCTGATCCCTCATGGACAACCCCGTTAATCCCTTCCCCCCGCGATGCTGGCTCCTGTAAAGACCGATGGAGCTCCTCTTGATGTATCCGGCGTGGGAAACGGTGACAAGCATTTCCTCATCCAGGATAAGATCCTCTAACGACAGATCTTCAGTGTCGGCTACGATTTCGGTGCGTCGTTCATCACCGAAGCGGTCCCGTATTTCCTCGAGTTCCTCGATGATAACCGCGAGCAGTATGCTTTCATCGGCCAGGATGCCGCGGAGGCGGGCGATCTCGACGTTTATGTCGCGCAGCTCATGGTCGATCTTTTCCCTCTCCAGACCGGTGAGACGGGACAGGCGCATTTCCAGGATGGCGTTGGACTGACGCTCGCTGAGACCGAACCGGGTAATAAGGCCGGTACGGGCCGCGGGAACATCAGCGGACTTTTTAATAAGGTCCACCACCTCGTCTATGTTGTCCAGGGCGATCTTGAGCCCTTCAAGGATATGGGCCCTCTCCTCGGCCCTGGTAAGGAGGAACTGTGTGCGTCGGGTGACGACCTCTACCCTGAAATCGATGAAATAACCCAGCATCTGTGGGAGACTGCACAGGACCGGCCGGTTACGATGGATGGCCAGCATTTGAACGGCGAAGGTGGTTTTCATCTGGGTCATGGAGTACAATTGGTTGAGTATTACCTCGGCGATCTCGTCACGCTTAAGCTCCAGAACAATTCTCATCCCTTCCCGGTCCGATTCGTCCCTCAGATCCGAGATCCCTTCGATTTTCCTATCCTTGACCAGTTCGGCGATCTTCTCCACCAGCCTGGCCTTGTTGACCTGGTAGGGCAGCTCGGTGATGACGATCCTGGTCTTGCCTTTTTCCCGATACTCAACAAGGGAGCGGGCCCTCATCTGGATGTGCCCCCGGCCCGTGGTGTACGTATTTCGGATGCCACTGGTTCCGTAGATGAACCCCGCGGTGGGGAAATCCGGACCAGGAAGAATCTCCATGAGTTCCTCAACCGGGGCATCCGGATTCTTAATGAGGTGGATGCATGCAGTGGTGACTTCCGCCAGGTTGTGCGGCGGGATATTGGTGGCCATTCCAACCGCGATGCCCGACGAACCGTTTACCAGAAGGCCCGGGAAGCGGGCCGGGAAAACCAGGGGTTCGGCAAGTGTCTCGTCGTAGTTTGGTCCGAAATCCACGGTGTCCTTGTCGATGTCAGCAATTAGTTCGCCGGCCAGCCGTGTCATGCGCACCTCTGTATACCGCATGGCGGCGGCAGCATCGCCGTCAATGGATCCGAAGTTCCCCTGTCCATCCACCATGGGGTATCTCAAAGAGAATACCTGGGCCATGCGAACGATGGTGTCGTAAACGGCCGTGTCGCCGTGGGGATGGAACTTGCCGATAACATCACCGACAATACGGGCCGACTTCTTGTAGGACTTGTTGTAGTTGTTGCCCAGCTCGTGCATGGCGAACAGGGTTCGTCGATGAACCGGCTTGAGACCGTCACGGATATCCGGAAGCGCTCGACCCACGATCACGCTCATGGCGTAGTCGAGATACGAGGTTTTCATCTCCTCCTCGATATTCACATTTTTAATCGGCGCGTCTACCTGTTGGATTAGCTCGCTCATTTCACTCCCGGTAATGGTCCAGTTTGACAACCTCGTAAAAAGTCTTTTCGAGCTATTTCACGAGTCCATCCTGCTTATATATCAAGATTTTTTGCGCTCAGGGCGTTTTTGTCGATGAACTCCCGGCGTGGTTCGACCGCATCTCCCATGAGAATTGAAAATATATCGTCGGCGCTCACCACATCCTCAATGGACACCCTTAAAAGGGACCGGTTCTTCGGGTCCATGGTGGTCTCCCACAGCTGTTCCGGATTCATCTCTCCCAGGCCTTTATAACGCTGGATGTTGACGCCTTTCCGGCCCCTGGTCATGATGAATCTTACCAGATCATCGATTCGCGATGTGCGGAGGAGTTCCTTCTCTTTTTCGTCCTTATCGGTCCCGGTCACTACCAGCTCCGTACCAATAATCTTCAACCCTTTTGCCAGACGCTTCATCTCCTGGGTCTTCGGTCTTTTCAGGAGATCCGGGTTGATCTCGGTAACCCAACGGGAGCCGTTTTTTCTGGAGGTCACCTTGGCAACGGTGCAGGAATGTTCTTCATCCTCTATCATCTGAACGTCAACGGGTTCGGCCTCCGGGAACACCGTTTTCAGATAGGCAATGATGTTGTCCATGGCCCGTCTCATGACATCCGGGTCCCTGAGAGTCTGAATGTCCACACCCTCAAGAGTCAACGCCAAAACCACCCTCGGATCAACATGACGCTGCTCGAACCGTTCCATCAACTCGACAAATCGAGCCGCGCTGGTAAAAACCGCCCCG from Deltaproteobacteria bacterium includes:
- the gyrA gene encoding DNA gyrase subunit A — protein: MSELIQQVDAPIKNVNIEEEMKTSYLDYAMSVIVGRALPDIRDGLKPVHRRTLFAMHELGNNYNKSYKKSARIVGDVIGKFHPHGDTAVYDTIVRMAQVFSLRYPMVDGQGNFGSIDGDAAAAMRYTEVRMTRLAGELIADIDKDTVDFGPNYDETLAEPLVFPARFPGLLVNGSSGIAVGMATNIPPHNLAEVTTACIHLIKNPDAPVEELMEILPGPDFPTAGFIYGTSGIRNTYTTGRGHIQMRARSLVEYREKGKTRIVITELPYQVNKARLVEKIAELVKDRKIEGISDLRDESDREGMRIVLELKRDEIAEVILNQLYSMTQMKTTFAVQMLAIHRNRPVLCSLPQMLGYFIDFRVEVVTRRTQFLLTRAEERAHILEGLKIALDNIDEVVDLIKKSADVPAARTGLITRFGLSERQSNAILEMRLSRLTGLEREKIDHELRDINVEIARLRGILADESILLAVIIEELEEIRDRFGDERRTEIVADTEDLSLEDLILDEEMLVTVSHAGYIKRSSIGLYRSQHRGGKGLTGLSMRDQDFAENIFVASTHSYILFFTDRGRLHWRKVHQVPQLGRAARGKAMVNLLNLEKGEVVTAYLSVREFSEDHYVLMVTEKGVVKKTALSAFSNPRAPGIIALALDQGDRLISTVITDGVRHILMATRKGRGIRFHENDVRAMGRTARGMRGINLEPGDRVVGMELVNDAAFLLTVTETGYGKRTPMKDFNAIHRGGKGVRAVKVTEKGGGLVGILQVGSEEEIMAITDAGRLIRIPVKGISIYGRNSQGVKLMDMSDTGEKVVSIALVQEGEE